The following DNA comes from Amycolatopsis albispora.
CTCGTCGTCCGGGTGGGCGTGCACCGCCATCAGCCGAAGCCCCATAACCGGCATGTCCCTTCTCTGCGCAGACCCCACGTCAAGCCCCCAGACAGCCAACGCGGATACTCAGGTCAGCTATTCCGCTCCCATTGTCCCCGTGACCCCGACAAGACGGCCCGGAGGCCCGGTTTGCCCACCGAAACGCCCGCTCGCCTGCCGGAAGGCCGCTACGGCAAGCCGTCCCGGCCCGCGCCGAAGCGGTGGCGCGTGTGGGCGCTGAGCGTGGCAGGCCTGCTGGTCGGCGGCGCCGTGGCGGTCCTGGCCTACGCCAATCTCGGCACCGCGCCGATCGAGGGCCAGCGCCGGTTGTTCACCGAGCTGCCGGGGAACGCGATGGAGATCACGGTCGACGTGACCAGGGACGAGCCCGAGCTGCCCGGCGTCTGCATCGTGCGCGTGCGCGACATCACCGGCGCCGAGAGCGGCAGGCGCGAGGTGCTGGTACCGCCCGGCGAAAGCAGCACCGCGGTGACGGCGGTGATCAAAAGCGCGGGACGGCCGGTGACCGCCGACGTATTCGGCTGCTCATACGAAGTACCGGAATATTTGTCAAGCCCGTAGCGGCCAACGGGGTGAACAGGGCGGTCAACGTCCGTTGAACGGTCGGAAACAGCGGCCTCGGGGCCGCTCGCCGTGTTATGCTGATCTACCGGCACGGCCCCAGGCGGGCCGTGTTTTTCCTTATATCTCTGCCTCGCCGGCGAGCCACGCCGGCGAGGTAGCCGGCTTGTATACCCAAGACCGGCAGGCCCGACGAGGAGATGGTGACCGTGAGCGACACCCAGGTGACCTGGCTGACCCAGGATGCCTACGACAGGCTCAAGAACGAGCTCGACGAACTGATCGAGAATCGTCCGGTCATCGCCGCGAAGATCAACGACAGCCGGGAAGAGGGCGACCTCAAGGAGAACGGTGGCTACCACGCCGCCCGCGAGGAACAGGCCCACCAGGAGTCCCGCATCCGCCACCTCCAGGAGCTGCTGCGCGCGGCCAAGGTGGGCGAGGCACCGGCGAACGACGGACTCGCGGAGCCCGGCAAGATTCTCACCGTGCGTTACGAGGGCGATGACGAGGACGAGAAGTTCCTGCTCGCCACCCGTGAGGAGGGCGCCGAGGGCGACCTCGACGTGTACTCCCCGGAGTCACCGCTCGGCCGCGCCCTGCTCGGCGCGAAGGAGGGCGAGGCTCGCGAGTACGAGCTGCCCAACGGCAACACCCAGAAGGTCACCCTGATCAAGGCGGTCCCCTACACCGGCTGATCCGCCG
Coding sequences within:
- a CDS encoding DUF4307 domain-containing protein, translating into MPTETPARLPEGRYGKPSRPAPKRWRVWALSVAGLLVGGAVAVLAYANLGTAPIEGQRRLFTELPGNAMEITVDVTRDEPELPGVCIVRVRDITGAESGRREVLVPPGESSTAVTAVIKSAGRPVTADVFGCSYEVPEYLSSP
- the greA gene encoding transcription elongation factor GreA; this translates as MVTVSDTQVTWLTQDAYDRLKNELDELIENRPVIAAKINDSREEGDLKENGGYHAAREEQAHQESRIRHLQELLRAAKVGEAPANDGLAEPGKILTVRYEGDDEDEKFLLATREEGAEGDLDVYSPESPLGRALLGAKEGEAREYELPNGNTQKVTLIKAVPYTG